In the Microtus pennsylvanicus isolate mMicPen1 chromosome 6, mMicPen1.hap1, whole genome shotgun sequence genome, one interval contains:
- the Znf622 gene encoding cytoplasmic 60S subunit biogenesis factor ZNF622 gives MRFRKPEPGAALRGCRRGGVFGPGETEALLGGFSARSSPVPPGPAMATYTCITCRVAFRDAEMQRAHYKTDWHRYNLRRKVADMDPVTAEGFQERVRAQRAVAEEESKGTATYCTVCSKKFATFKAYENHLKSRRHVELEKKAVRAVSRQVEMLNQKNLEKGLGADSVGKDAMNAAIQQAIKAQPSTSPKKVPSVPAEGSPRAAGRRGPQDRDPAEKPPRLQWFEQQARKLAKQQWEESEQEEEDEDEEEDWEDIDSDDGLECENPGLDEEDAEDTEAGESPPPSAIPVTDCLFCSHHSSSLMKNVAHMTKIHSFFIPDIEYLSDLKGLIKYLGEKVGVGKICLWCNEKGKSFYSTEAVQAHMNDKSHCKLFTDGDAALEFADFYDFRSSYPDYEEGQDPGEIEELSSEKTLECDDETMELILPSGARVGHRSLMRYYKQRFGLPRAVTVARNQKAVGRVLQQYRALGWTGSTGAALMRERDMQYVQRMKSKWMLKTGMKNNATKQMHFRAQVRF, from the exons ATGAGATTCCGGAAGCCGGAACCTGGTGCAGCTTTGCGTGGCTGCAGGCGAGGTGGTGTCTTCGGACCTGGTGAGACCGAAGCGCTGCTCGGTGGGTTCTCGGCTAGGTCGTCTCCTGTCCCTCCCGGCCCCGCCATGGCGACGTACACCTGCATCACCTGCCGGGTGGCGTTCCGCGACGCGGAGATGCAGCGGGCGCACTACAAGACGGACTGGCACCGCTACAACCTGCGGCGCAAGGTGGCCGACATGGACCCGGTGACCGCCGAAGGCTTCCAGGAGCGGGTGCGGGCGCAGCGGGCGGTGGCGGAGGAGGAGAGCAAGGGCACGGCCACCTACTGCACCGTGTGCAGCAAGAAGTTCGCCACGTTCAAGGCCTACGAGAACCACCTCAAGTCGCGGCGGCACGTGGAGCTGGAGAAGAAGGCGGTGCGGGCGGTGAGCCGGCAAGTGGAGATGCTCAACCAGAAGAACCTGGAGAAGGGCCTGGGCGCCGACAGCGTGGGCAAGGATGCTATGAACGCGGCCATCCAGCAGGCCATTAAAGCCCAGCCCTCCACGTCCCCCAAGAAAGTGCCCTCCGTGCCCGCGGAAGGGTCCCCGAGGGCGGCGGGCCGGCGGGGCCCTCAGGATCGGGACCCCGCGGAGAAACCGCCCCGGCTGCAGTGGTTCGAGCAGCAGGCGAGGAAGTTAGCGAAGCagcagtgggaggagagtgagcaggaggaagaggatgaggacgAAGAGGAAG ATTGGGAAGATATTGATTCAGATGATGGATTGGAATGTGAGAACCCTGGACTGGATGAAGAGGATGCAGAAGATACAGAAGCTGGGGAGAGCCCGCCCCCGAGTGCCATCCCAGTAACAGACTGCTTATTTTGTTCCCACCACTCAAGCTCCCTCATGAAGAATGTGGCTCATATGACTAAAATCCACAGCTTCTTTATTCCTGATATAGAATATCTTTCAGATCTGAAAGGACTCATTAAATATTTGG GAGAGAAAGTCGGTGTTGGCAAGATTTGCTTGTGGTGCAATGAGAAAGGGAAATCCTTCTACTCCACAGAAgctgtgcaggcacacatgaatGACAAGAGCCACTGCAAGCTCTTCACAGATGGTGACGCGGCTTTGGAGTTCGCAGACTTCTATGACTTTAG GAGTAGCTACCCAGACTACGAGGAGGGGCAGGACCCTGGTGAGATTGAGGAGCTGTCCTCAGAAAAGACCTTGGAATGTGATGATGAAACCATGGAGCTGATACTTCCTTCTG GTGCCAGAGTGGGTCATCGCTCCTTGATGAGATACTACAAACAACGATTTGGCTTGCCAAGAGCTGTGACAGTTGCTAGAAACCAGAAGGCTGTGGGCAGGGTACTCCAGCAATACCGAGCCCTGGGCTGGACAGGCAGCACAG GAGCAGCTCTCATGCGTGAGCGGGACATGCAGTATGTTCAAAGGATGAAGTCAAAGTGGATGCTGAAGACGGGGATGAAGAACAATGCTACTAAGCAGATGCACTTCAGGGCTCAAGTGCGGTTCTGA